The genomic stretch CCAACGATTCCACCGCCGGGATGCTGGAATGTTTCACCCGTGCAGAACAGGAGTGGGATACCGAACTCAACCGTGTTTACAAGGCGTTGCAAAGCAAACTCAAACCGGCAGGGCAGGATGCGCTGAAACAGGCGCAACGGGCGTGGATAACGCAACGTGACAAGGAATTCGAGCTGATCAATGCCATCCACGGGCAAATGGATGGGACGATGTGGATCGCGGTGATGGCCAGTAAACGCAACGATGTTGTTAAAGCACGGGCGGAAGCCTTGCAAGCCTATATTGACCTGATGGTAGAGGGCGGGCGCTAAGGCATTGGCTTACAGCCATTTGCGCCGTTTGAACGCAATCAACATGCCGATAGCGAGCGCGATCATGATGCCCCATACGCCGAAATAGCCGTATTGCCAGTGCAACTCTGGCATATGGGTGAAATTCATCCCGTATACC from Thiothrix litoralis encodes the following:
- a CDS encoding lysozyme inhibitor LprI family protein → MRQFILFAFAFALILPVQAKDVKNTIDLSTESCLNTNDSTAGMLECFTRAEQEWDTELNRVYKALQSKLKPAGQDALKQAQRAWITQRDKEFELINAIHGQMDGTMWIAVMASKRNDVVKARAEALQAYIDLMVEGGR